The Bradyrhizobium sp. WBAH42 genome includes a window with the following:
- a CDS encoding type 1 glutamine amidotransferase: protein MARITIIETGEVPQKYRERHGSFPDMFARMIRAEDPAATVEVVSIPNGHALPDPGNLEAVLITGAAAGVYDGLDWIAPLEDFVRTAYANKTPMVGVCFGHQLIAQALGGTVRKSEKGWGIGRHVYQVLPENGVVDGEAVAIAASHQDQVIEPPNDALTILSSDFTPHAGLLYANGATLTVQPHPEFDVGFAQVCCDLRDGKAPEEVVATARASLAEPMDSAKLGGAITRFLARRAAP from the coding sequence ATGGCACGCATCACCATCATCGAGACCGGAGAGGTCCCACAAAAATACCGCGAGCGCCACGGTTCATTTCCGGACATGTTCGCGCGCATGATCCGCGCCGAAGATCCGGCCGCGACAGTCGAGGTCGTCAGCATCCCCAACGGCCATGCGCTTCCCGATCCGGGCAACCTCGAGGCCGTCCTGATCACCGGCGCGGCTGCCGGCGTCTATGACGGGCTCGACTGGATCGCGCCGCTGGAAGATTTCGTGCGGACGGCCTACGCCAACAAGACTCCGATGGTCGGTGTCTGCTTCGGCCACCAGCTGATCGCGCAGGCGCTCGGCGGCACCGTGCGCAAGTCGGAGAAGGGCTGGGGCATCGGCCGGCACGTCTATCAGGTGCTGCCGGAGAACGGAGTGGTCGACGGCGAAGCGGTCGCCATCGCCGCCTCGCATCAGGACCAGGTGATCGAGCCGCCGAACGACGCGCTGACGATCCTCTCGTCCGACTTCACCCCGCATGCCGGCCTGCTCTATGCCAACGGCGCAACGCTGACCGTGCAGCCGCACCCGGAATTCGACGTGGGGTTTGCGCAAGTGTGCTGCGACCTGCGCGACGGCAAGGCGCCGGAGGAAGTCGTTGCCACGGCGCGGGCGTCGCTGGCGGAGCCGATGGACAGCGCCAAGCTCGGCGGAGCGATTACGCGGTTTCTGGCGAGGCGCGCGGCGCCTTAG
- a CDS encoding LysR family transcriptional regulator: MNLRQLEILRAVIRHRTTVAAADELALSQPAVSNALKTMETQAGFALFERVNNRLFPTAEAMALYKESEAIFALHAKLENRVRDLRENRSGHLAIVATPPLAYSIIPSALSGFLRRRPETRVFFDVRRYEGIIEGVLSRVAELGFALGLTHHPGIAHEVVHTGEMVCVLPPQHPLAERPVITAADLSGLPFIGLERGTRLGEAVRDSFARAGAPFRPTVEVRYCNTACVLAAAGVGAAVVDPFSPRQNGGSGLVVRPFTPTTQAVAYMLWSEAEPLSRLAKAFLNEIRKESALLERTAPHQQHGAEGG, translated from the coding sequence ATGAACCTGCGTCAGCTCGAGATCCTGCGCGCCGTCATCCGGCACCGCACCACGGTGGCGGCGGCGGACGAGCTTGCGCTGTCGCAGCCCGCGGTCAGCAATGCGCTGAAGACGATGGAGACGCAGGCCGGCTTTGCGCTGTTCGAGCGCGTCAACAACCGGCTGTTTCCAACCGCCGAAGCGATGGCGCTCTACAAGGAGAGCGAGGCGATCTTTGCGCTGCACGCCAAGCTCGAGAACCGCGTGCGCGATCTGCGCGAGAACCGCTCCGGTCATCTCGCCATCGTGGCGACGCCGCCGCTCGCCTACAGCATCATTCCGTCCGCGCTGTCGGGCTTCCTGCGCCGCCGACCGGAGACGCGGGTGTTCTTCGACGTGCGGCGCTATGAGGGGATCATCGAGGGCGTACTGAGCCGTGTCGCCGAGCTCGGCTTCGCGCTCGGACTGACGCACCATCCCGGCATCGCGCATGAGGTGGTGCACACCGGCGAGATGGTGTGCGTGCTGCCGCCGCAGCATCCCCTCGCGGAACGACCGGTGATCACGGCCGCTGATCTCTCCGGCCTTCCCTTCATCGGGCTCGAACGCGGCACGCGGCTCGGCGAAGCCGTGCGCGACAGCTTTGCACGGGCCGGCGCGCCGTTCCGGCCGACGGTCGAGGTGCGCTACTGCAACACGGCTTGCGTGCTCGCCGCCGCCGGCGTCGGCGCCGCGGTGGTCGATCCCTTCTCGCCGCGGCAGAACGGCGGCAGCGGCCTCGTCGTCCGTCCGTTCACGCCGACGACGCAGGCGGTCGCCTACATGCTATGGTCGGAAGCCGAGCCGCTGTCGCGTCTGGCCAAGGCCTTTCTCAACGAGATCCGCAAGGAGAGCGCTCTGCTCGAGCGCACAGCGCCGCACCAGCAACATGGGGCAGAAGGCGGCTGA
- a CDS encoding N-carbamoyl-D-amino-acid hydrolase, whose product MVRVLRAAAAQMGPTQKADRREHTLSRMLDMLEEAAGRGASLVVFPELAFTTFFPRWLLEGEALDRYFERGMPNPAVAKLFDRARALRVGFYVGYAELTPEGRRYNCSILVDRDGEVLGRYRKVHLPGSVEPRPGARYQQLEKRYFDYGDLGFPAFRAGSSWAHAIMGMMICNDRRWPESWRVLGLQGVELVCIGYNSAAYDPNGGTTEDGALRTFHSTLVTQANAYMNATWAISVAKAGEEDGSGLIGGSCIVDPNGRIVAQAQTLADEVIVADIDLDLCRQGKDKMFNFAAHRRPEQYRVITERAGVIEPAVLDAD is encoded by the coding sequence TTGGTTCGTGTCCTTCGCGCCGCCGCCGCTCAGATGGGGCCGACGCAAAAAGCAGACCGCCGCGAGCATACGTTGTCGCGGATGCTCGACATGCTGGAGGAGGCGGCCGGTCGGGGTGCGAGCCTTGTGGTGTTTCCGGAGCTCGCCTTCACCACCTTCTTCCCGCGCTGGCTGCTCGAGGGCGAGGCGCTCGACCGGTATTTCGAGCGCGGCATGCCGAACCCCGCGGTGGCAAAGCTGTTCGACCGCGCCCGTGCGCTGCGCGTCGGCTTCTATGTCGGCTACGCCGAGCTGACGCCGGAGGGCCGGCGCTACAATTGCTCCATCCTGGTCGATCGCGACGGCGAGGTTCTCGGCCGCTATCGCAAGGTGCACCTGCCGGGCTCGGTCGAGCCACGTCCGGGCGCGCGCTACCAGCAACTCGAGAAGCGCTACTTCGACTATGGCGACCTCGGCTTTCCCGCCTTCCGCGCCGGCTCGTCCTGGGCCCACGCCATCATGGGCATGATGATCTGCAACGACCGCCGCTGGCCGGAATCCTGGCGCGTGCTCGGTCTGCAAGGCGTCGAGCTCGTCTGCATCGGCTACAATTCGGCGGCCTACGATCCCAACGGCGGCACGACGGAAGACGGCGCCTTGCGCACCTTCCACTCGACGCTGGTGACGCAGGCCAACGCCTACATGAACGCGACCTGGGCGATCTCGGTGGCGAAGGCGGGCGAGGAGGACGGCTCCGGGCTGATCGGCGGCTCCTGCATCGTCGATCCCAATGGCCGCATCGTGGCGCAGGCGCAGACGCTGGCCGACGAGGTGATCGTCGCCGACATCGATCTCGACCTCTGCCGCCAGGGCAAGGACAAGATGTTCAACTTCGCCGCCCACCGGCGGCCCGAGCAATACAGGGTGATCACCGAGCGTGCCGGCGTCATCGAGCCGGCCGTTCTCGACGCGGATTGA
- a CDS encoding ABC transporter substrate-binding protein, with protein MTRLSYFLSLAALAAATSAQAAELPAEIKQAGTLKLTVNSTYAPMEYRDPATNELVGLDIDLANELAKRLGGLKIVWSETPFAELIPSLQTKRADFIISGISDRASRRETADFVDYLATGPQFFVMADNAAKDATDLCGKKVGTTRSTSFPVEIEKWSKQNCEAAGKPAIQYVPGENSIDVRNQLKQGRIDAAVQGSETLPYAQSQEPGKYRIVGEAFARGYQGIMFRKDDAVLREVVTEKLAAMIGDGSYKAILDKWGLGANAVEKPMLNAAPQ; from the coding sequence ATGACACGCCTCTCGTATTTCCTCAGCCTGGCAGCCCTGGCTGCCGCGACATCGGCGCAGGCAGCCGAGCTTCCGGCGGAGATCAAGCAGGCGGGCACGTTGAAGCTCACTGTCAACTCGACTTACGCGCCGATGGAGTATCGCGATCCCGCGACCAATGAGCTGGTCGGGCTCGACATCGATCTCGCCAATGAACTCGCCAAGCGGCTCGGCGGGCTGAAGATCGTCTGGAGCGAGACGCCGTTCGCCGAGCTGATCCCCTCGCTCCAGACCAAGCGCGCCGATTTCATCATTTCCGGCATCTCGGATCGGGCCTCGCGGCGCGAGACCGCCGATTTCGTCGATTACCTCGCAACCGGTCCGCAGTTCTTCGTGATGGCCGACAACGCCGCCAAGGACGCGACCGATCTTTGCGGCAAGAAAGTCGGTACCACCCGCAGCACCAGCTTTCCGGTCGAGATCGAGAAGTGGAGCAAGCAGAATTGCGAGGCGGCCGGCAAGCCGGCGATCCAGTACGTGCCGGGCGAGAACTCGATCGACGTCCGCAACCAGCTCAAGCAGGGCCGCATCGACGCCGCCGTGCAGGGCAGCGAGACGCTGCCCTATGCGCAATCCCAGGAGCCCGGCAAATACCGCATCGTCGGCGAGGCCTTCGCTAGGGGATATCAGGGCATCATGTTCCGCAAGGACGACGCGGTCCTGCGCGAGGTGGTGACCGAGAAGCTCGCCGCCATGATCGGCGACGGCTCCTACAAGGCCATTCTCGACAAATGGGGCCTGGGGGCCAATGCGGTCGAAAAGCCCATGCTGAATGCGGCGCCGCAATGA
- a CDS encoding amino acid ABC transporter permease gives MRPAPALAQGFPDLSGMRIAREPHWFRWISAALIVLVLAAIARAFANGQIEWSYVSRFLTAKVILEGIVNTMVMAVLAMMLGIFLGIVVAIMRLSPNPVLKSVAAGYTWLFRGTPLILQLLLWFNLALVFPTIGIPGLWSARAVDVMTPFLAALLGLGINQGAYTSEVMRAGMLSVDIGQYEAAQAIGMGRLRALRRIVLPQAMRVVIPPLGNEFISMVKATSLASVIQYPELLHNAENIYYANSRVIELLIVAGLWYLLVVSILTPLQMLLERRFARGTLRLAR, from the coding sequence ATGAGGCCGGCGCCAGCACTCGCGCAAGGCTTTCCCGATCTGTCGGGCATGCGGATCGCGCGCGAGCCGCACTGGTTTCGCTGGATCAGCGCGGCCCTGATCGTCCTCGTGCTGGCGGCGATCGCGCGCGCCTTTGCGAACGGCCAGATCGAATGGTCCTATGTCAGCCGCTTCCTGACCGCAAAGGTCATCCTCGAAGGCATCGTCAACACCATGGTGATGGCGGTGCTGGCCATGATGCTCGGCATCTTTCTTGGCATCGTCGTCGCGATCATGCGGCTGTCGCCCAATCCGGTGCTGAAGTCGGTCGCCGCCGGCTACACCTGGCTGTTCCGCGGCACGCCGCTGATCCTGCAGCTGCTGCTGTGGTTCAACCTCGCGCTGGTGTTTCCGACCATCGGCATTCCCGGCCTGTGGTCCGCGCGCGCGGTCGACGTCATGACGCCGTTCCTTGCCGCGCTGCTTGGGCTCGGCATCAACCAGGGCGCCTACACCTCCGAAGTCATGCGCGCCGGCATGCTGTCGGTCGATATCGGGCAGTATGAGGCGGCGCAGGCGATCGGCATGGGACGGCTGCGCGCGCTGCGGCGGATCGTGCTGCCGCAGGCGATGCGCGTGGTGATCCCGCCGCTCGGGAACGAGTTCATCAGCATGGTGAAGGCGACCTCGCTCGCCAGCGTGATCCAGTATCCGGAGCTGCTGCACAATGCCGAGAACATCTACTACGCCAATTCGCGCGTGATCGAGCTCCTGATCGTCGCCGGGCTCTGGTATCTGCTCGTGGTCTCGATCCTGACGCCGCTGCAGATGCTGCTCGAACGCCGCTTTGCACGCGGCACATTGCGGCTGGCGCGATGA